In Piliocolobus tephrosceles isolate RC106 chromosome 10, ASM277652v3, whole genome shotgun sequence, a single window of DNA contains:
- the C10H12orf60 gene encoding uncharacterized protein C12orf60 homolog — protein MSSESEKDKERLIQAAKMFFFHVQDFASVTNTLTELFNRSMNTQILLMAVKNNSNIKDFFEQMLKIFKEMQSVVDAKLDKIQKESLGSKVAMAMCSVVQKGTNVEELHQSAKEVFKSAHTPVVISALKSSNILGSLESSLSHLMKFPIMNLQLSDFYIEDTKEQSDVTTSERTRSPDSSKTTMTDTLKKLQDALKTEDSKNPIGSAADLLEHIVKAMGPILEILQKAIKTMEMNISVFKKASDK, from the coding sequence ATGTCTTCAGAGTCAGAAAAGGATAAAGAGAGACTGATTCAAGCTGCCAAAATGTTCTTCTTTCATGTACAAGATTTTGCTTCTGTCACAAACACACTGACTGAGTTGTTTAACCGCAGTATGAATACTCAAATCCTTTTGATGGCTGTGAAAAACAATAGTAACATTAAGGATTTTTTTGAGCAAATGCTCAAAATTTTTAAGGAGATGCAATCTGTAGTGGATGCAaaacttgacaaaattcaaaaggagTCTTTAGGTTCCAAGGTTGCAATGGCCATGTGCTCTGTGGTTCAGAAGGGTACCAATGTAGAGGAGTTGCATCAGTCAGCTAAAGAAGTGTTCAAAAGTGCCCATACACCAGTCGTCATCTCTGCGCTAAAGAGCAGTAACATCCTTGGGAGTTTGGAATCTTCTCTTTCACACTTGATGAAATTCCCCATCATGAATCTTCAATTAAGTGACTTCTATATAGAAGACACCAAAGAGCAATCAGATGTCACCACATCTGAGAGAACCAGGAGTCCAGATTCTTCCAAAACCACTATGACAGACACCTTGAAAAAACTGCAGGATGCACTAAAAACTGAGGATTCCAAAAATCCCATAGGGTCAGCAGCAGATTTGTTGGAACACATTGTCAAGGCTATGGGACCAATCTTAGAGATTCTCCAAAAAGCCATAAAGACTATGGAAATGAATATTTCTGTGTTTAAGAAAGCCAGTGACAAGTAG